The window CGCCCGCACCGACCCGTGGGCGGTCGACCAGAAGCTCACCGAGGAGTCACTGGCGCTCACCCGATCGATCCTCGAACCGATCGTCGACTACGACCCGCGGCTGGAACCGCATCTCGACGAGATCACCGAGACGCTGGTCCGGTGGTTGCTGTCACTACTGATGTACGACACCAAACGGACGTCGAACGAAACGCGCCTCCGGGCGTACCTGAAGCGCGTCGTCGAACCGGTCATCGAAGGCGCCGGGTGCTAGGCCGCCTAGCGCAGGTCGTCGGCGAGCAGATCGATGAAACCGTCGGCGATCCGGTAGACCTCGCTCATCCCGACGCCGTGGTGGATCGCCTGGGTGAGCATCGAGTGGATGATCGCCCACATCATCGTCGCGGCGTCCTCGGCCCGCCCCGGGCCGAGGACCGCGAAGTCCTCGACCAGGCTGACCTGTGCCGCCTCGGCGAACTCGCTCAGCAGCGCCTTCGCGTTCGGGTCGGTGCTGCTCTGCAGCAGTACCTGCACCTTGTAGAACTGCGGCTGCCGCTCGAACGCGGTGATCACCCCGCGGATCCGCGACCGCAGGTGACGTTCGGCGCTGCCCCGCTTCGCCCGGCGCTCGCCGGTGCGGCCCAGCGCCGACCACTCCAGCAGCACCGCCGCGTAGAGGTGCTCCTTGGACGAGAAGTACCGGTAGAGCGTGCCGAGCGCGACGCCTGCCTCCTGGGCGACGTCGCGGATCTGGATGCGGTCGTACTCCTGGCTCTCCAGCAGGTGCAGGCCGGCTTCGACGATCCGCTCCCGGCGCGCGAGCTGCCAGGCGGGCAGCCCCTGCACCGAGAGACCGCTCGTCGTCCCCTGCGTCTGCTCGGCCATCGTTCGCCCTCTGCTCGACTCTACGGATGCACCGTACTGGACAGCCCGGTATCAACCACGTGGCAGGCGCAGGACACGTTCAGCGATGACGTTCAGCTGGATTTCGACCGTGCCACCACCGATCAGCTGCGCCGGAGTGCCCAGCTCGCGCCGGGCGACGTCCACCGGTCCACCCCGTACCGCCGCCTCCGGGCCGACCAGTGCGAACGTGGCGTCGGCGGCGTCGCGGTGCAGTTGCGCGGAGGCCACCTTGGCCACGCTCGCGCCGGCGCCCGGCTGCTGCCCGGCGAGCCGCCGCAGCGTCTCCCGGAGGTTGAGCGCCGCGACCGCACTGCCGTAGGCGTGCACCTGGCCGAGGGCCCGGACCGCGTCGGCCCTGGCGCCGCCGTAGAGGTTCTTCGTGATGATCTCCCGGATCGGATCCTCGTCGACGCTGCCCATCGTCGCGCTGATCGCCGTCCGCTCGTTGCCGAGCGTCGTGATCGTCAGCCGCCAGCCCTCGCCGGGTGCGCCGACCAGGCAGTCGTCCGGCACGAAGACGCCGTTGAGGAACACCTCGTTGAACTCCGACGCGCCGGTGGCCTGGCGCAGCGGCCGCACGTCGACGCCCGGCGAGCGCATGTCGACGAGGAAGTAGCTGATGCCCTTGTGCTTGGGCACGTCGGGGTCGGTGCGGGCGAGGCAGATGCCCCAGTCGGCCTGGTGCGCGCCGGAGTTCCACACCTTCTGCCCGTCCAGCCGCCAGCCGCCGTCGACCTTCACCGCCTTCGTCGACAGCCCGGCCAGGTCCGAACCGGCGCCGGGTTCGCTGAACAGCTGGCACCAGACGATCTCGCCGCGCAGCGTCGGCGCGGCGAACCGCTCGGCCTGCTCCGGGGTGCCGTGGGCGAGGATCGTCGGCATCGCCCAGTCGCCGATCACGATCGAGGGCGGGGTGACGTCGCGGCGGGCGAACTCCTCGGCGATGACCAGCTGCTGGACCGGGGTGGCGTTCAAGCCGTAGGGCGCGGGCCAGTGTGGTGCGATCAGGCCCGCGTCGGCGAGGTGAGTGCGGCGGGGTCCGGTGTGGTGGACGCCCACGCGGTGGGTGTCCTCCGGGTGGGCCAGCGCGGCGTCGATGACCGCTCCGACGCGGGCGCGGAACTCCGGGTCCACGCCGGTCACCGCGACGCTGCTGCTCCGGCGGGACGTCAGCGCGGCCTCGCCGAGCTCCGCCTGCCAGACGCCGGTCGGCCCGGTCACCGCGGCCAGGCTCATCGCCCGGCGCCAGTACAGGTGGACGTCGTGCTCCCAGGTGAAGCCGATACCGCCGAACAGCGTCACGGCTTCGCACGCGGCGTCCACCGCCCGGCCGAGCGCCACGACGGCCGCGCCACCGACCGCGAGCCGCTGCTGGTCGGCGGCCTGGTCGAGGCTGCGGACCGCGTCCCAGGCCGCGGCCGCGGCGAGCTCGGACGCGACGAACAGCCGCGCGGCCTTGTGCTTGACGGCCTGGAACGACCCGATCGGGCGCCCGAACTGCTCCCGCACCAGCGCGTACTCGACGGTCGCCGCGACGCACCAGGCCATCGTGCCTGCCGCCTCGGCGGCGCTGAGCGCGGTCACCAGGTACCGCACCGCGTCGGCGTCCACGCCCACCAGCTCGGCGTCGGCCGGGACCACGGTGCGGTCCAGATCCAGCCGCCCGACGTCCCGAGTGAGGTCCACGCCTTCCTCGACGATGCGCCGCACGCCGTCGGCGGCCGGGTCCATCCGCAGCCACACCGTCCGGTCACCGGCCACCGCACCGACGACGAGCACGTCGGCGGCGAGCAGTCCGAGCACCGGGCCGCTGCGGCCGCTGAGCGTCCAGCCGCCGTCGGAGGCCTCGGCGGTCAGGCCGGGCGGCACCAGCGCGGCGGTCACCCCACCGGCCAGTGCGTCCAGCAGCGCGGTGCGGACCGCGCCGTCCGGGGCGCGGGACACCACCGCGGACGTGAGCACGGTCGGGCCGAACGGCCCCGGCAGCAGTCCCCGGCCGGTCTCTTCCAGCACCACGGCCAGCTCGGCGAGGCCGCCGCCCTGGCCACCGTTCTCCTCCGGCAGGTGGACGGCGTGCAGGCCCTGCGCCACCAGCGCGGCCCAGTGCGCCGGCCGCTCCCCCGCGGCGAGCGCCGCGAACAGCTCGCGAGTACCGGACACCGGCGCGTGACGGGCCGCGAAACCGCGCACCGCGGCGCTGAGTTCCTGCTGCTCTTCGGTCACCCCGATCGACATGCCTTGAAAATAGACTTCGATTTCAATATTGTCGAGGCGCTCGCGCCGATCCACCGGCCCATGGAGGTCCGATGGTCTATCCAGGCAGCTACGCGACCACTCGCCCGGATCACCCGGCCGTCGTGCTGGCCGACGGGCAGACGCTCACGTACGCGGAACTGGAGCGCCGGTCGATCCGGCTCGCTGCCCACCTCCGCGCCGCCGGTCTGCGGCGCGGCGACGGAGTCGCGCTGCTCGCCGAGAACCATCTCCGCTTCTTCGAGGTCTACTGGGCCGCGATGCGGTCCGGCCTGTACTTCACCGCGGCGAACTGGCACCTCGCGCCGGCCGAGGCGGCGTACCTGATCGCCGACTCCGGCGCGCGGGCGCTCGTCACGACCGCGCAGCAGGCGCAGACCGCGGCCGAGGCGGTCGCGACCGTGCCGGGCTGCACGGTGCGGCTGATGATCGACGGCACGGCACCGGGCTTCGCGAACTACGACGACGCGCTGGCCGCCTCCGACGCCACG is drawn from Cryptosporangium aurantiacum and contains these coding sequences:
- a CDS encoding acyl-CoA dehydrogenase, with protein sequence MSIGVTEEQQELSAAVRGFAARHAPVSGTRELFAALAAGERPAHWAALVAQGLHAVHLPEENGGQGGGLAELAVVLEETGRGLLPGPFGPTVLTSAVVSRAPDGAVRTALLDALAGGVTAALVPPGLTAEASDGGWTLSGRSGPVLGLLAADVLVVGAVAGDRTVWLRMDPAADGVRRIVEEGVDLTRDVGRLDLDRTVVPADAELVGVDADAVRYLVTALSAAEAAGTMAWCVAATVEYALVREQFGRPIGSFQAVKHKAARLFVASELAAAAAWDAVRSLDQAADQQRLAVGGAAVVALGRAVDAACEAVTLFGGIGFTWEHDVHLYWRRAMSLAAVTGPTGVWQAELGEAALTSRRSSSVAVTGVDPEFRARVGAVIDAALAHPEDTHRVGVHHTGPRRTHLADAGLIAPHWPAPYGLNATPVQQLVIAEEFARRDVTPPSIVIGDWAMPTILAHGTPEQAERFAAPTLRGEIVWCQLFSEPGAGSDLAGLSTKAVKVDGGWRLDGQKVWNSGAHQADWGICLARTDPDVPKHKGISYFLVDMRSPGVDVRPLRQATGASEFNEVFLNGVFVPDDCLVGAPGEGWRLTITTLGNERTAISATMGSVDEDPIREIITKNLYGGARADAVRALGQVHAYGSAVAALNLRETLRRLAGQQPGAGASVAKVASAQLHRDAADATFALVGPEAAVRGGPVDVARRELGTPAQLIGGGTVEIQLNVIAERVLRLPRG
- a CDS encoding TetR/AcrR family transcriptional regulator; translation: MAEQTQGTTSGLSVQGLPAWQLARRERIVEAGLHLLESQEYDRIQIRDVAQEAGVALGTLYRYFSSKEHLYAAVLLEWSALGRTGERRAKRGSAERHLRSRIRGVITAFERQPQFYKVQVLLQSSTDPNAKALLSEFAEAAQVSLVEDFAVLGPGRAEDAATMMWAIIHSMLTQAIHHGVGMSEVYRIADGFIDLLADDLR